One genomic segment of Paenibacillus sp. FSL H8-0332 includes these proteins:
- the metH gene encoding methionine synthase: MAKYTLAESLQQRILILDGAMGTMIQQVPLTGEDFGGDDLDGCNEMLVLTRPEVIQDIHEKYLEAGADLIETNTFGATSVVLAEYDIQDRAREINLAAARLARNAADKYDTPQRPRYVVGAMGPTTKTLSVTGGVTFKDLVDSYEEQAVALIDGKVDALLLETSQDTLNVKAGSIGIRNAFEKSGITLPVMISGTIEPMGTTLAGQNIEAFYISLEHLKPVSIGLNCATGPEFMRDHIRSLSAISSAAVSCYPNAGLPDENGNYHESPDSLARKLGGFAEKGWLNIAGGCCGTTPDHIRAMAEVMAAYPPRKLDGQHPPALSGIEPVYVESENRPYMVGERTNVLGSRKFKRLIVEGKYEEASEIARAQVKSGAQVIDVCVQDPDRDETEDIMRFLELVVKKVKVPLMIDTTDPKVIDLALQYCQGKAIINSINLEDGEEKFELVTPLIHKYGAAIVVGTIDETGQAILAKDKLEVARRSYDLLVNKYGLAPEDLIFDTLVFPVGTGDEQYIGSAKETIDGIRLIKEAMPAVHTILGISNVSFGLPEAGREVLNSVFLYECTKAGLDYAIVNTEKVERYASISEEERKLAEELIYNTNDDTLSAFVAAFRGKKIEKKEKISNLSLEERLASYVVEGTKEGLIPDLDEALKTSAPLEIINGPLMAGMSEVGRLFNNNELIVAEVLQSAEVMKASVNHLEQFMQKDETSVKGRIMLATVKGDVHDIGKNLVEIILSNNGYEIVNLGIKVPPENIIEAFRKEKADAIGLSGLLVKSAQQMVLTAQDLRAAGIDVPIMVGGAALTRKFTKTRIRPEYDGLVLYAKDAMDGLDIANRLMNPLERVKIEEEVREEAEAAVAVAPQAPLPELTRAVRSKISGDAPVFIPPDVERHVLRGYPLGHVIPYVNMQMLLGHHLGLRGSVEAQLAARDPRTVELKETVDDILHQAMLEGTIVPHAMYQFFPAQSRGNDILIYDPQDQAKVLHTFTFPRQNVKPYLCLADFLKPVESGVMDYVGFLVVTAGHGVRELSTVLKDKGDYLRSHALQAVALEVAEGLAERVHHMMRDTWGFPDPADMTMKQRHGARYQGIRVSFGYPACPDLEDQGPLFKLLKPEDIGVQLTEGFMMEPEASVSAMVFAHPEAQYFNVEKL, from the coding sequence GTGGCCAAATACACACTTGCTGAGAGCTTGCAGCAGCGCATATTGATACTGGATGGAGCTATGGGTACCATGATTCAACAGGTGCCGCTCACCGGCGAGGATTTCGGCGGGGATGACCTGGATGGCTGTAATGAAATGCTGGTGCTGACCCGGCCGGAGGTTATACAGGACATTCATGAGAAATACCTGGAGGCCGGTGCGGATCTGATTGAGACGAACACCTTCGGCGCCACTTCAGTGGTGCTTGCCGAATATGATATACAGGATCGTGCCCGGGAGATTAACCTTGCGGCCGCCAGACTTGCACGTAATGCCGCAGATAAATATGATACACCGCAGCGCCCGCGTTATGTAGTTGGTGCTATGGGACCGACCACGAAAACGCTCTCTGTCACCGGAGGAGTCACGTTCAAGGATCTTGTAGACAGTTATGAAGAACAGGCGGTTGCCCTGATCGACGGCAAGGTGGACGCGCTGCTGCTGGAGACATCCCAGGATACCCTGAACGTGAAGGCTGGAAGCATTGGTATCCGTAACGCCTTCGAGAAGAGCGGAATTACGCTGCCGGTGATGATCTCGGGGACCATTGAACCTATGGGAACCACGCTGGCTGGACAGAATATCGAAGCCTTCTATATTTCACTGGAGCATCTGAAGCCAGTGTCCATCGGATTGAACTGTGCTACAGGACCGGAGTTCATGCGTGATCACATCCGCTCGCTGTCCGCGATCTCTTCTGCAGCCGTCAGCTGCTACCCGAATGCGGGTCTGCCGGATGAGAACGGGAATTATCATGAATCCCCGGATTCCCTGGCCCGTAAGCTGGGCGGCTTCGCCGAGAAGGGCTGGCTGAACATTGCCGGCGGCTGCTGCGGAACCACACCGGATCATATCCGTGCAATGGCTGAAGTAATGGCGGCCTACCCGCCGCGCAAGCTTGATGGCCAGCATCCCCCGGCCTTGTCGGGGATCGAGCCGGTGTACGTGGAGAGTGAGAACCGTCCATATATGGTCGGTGAACGGACCAATGTTCTTGGTTCCCGGAAGTTCAAGCGTCTAATCGTTGAGGGAAAATATGAGGAAGCTTCGGAGATTGCCCGTGCCCAGGTGAAGAGTGGCGCACAGGTTATTGATGTCTGCGTCCAGGACCCGGACCGGGATGAGACGGAAGACATTATGCGGTTCCTGGAGCTGGTCGTGAAGAAGGTCAAGGTGCCGTTAATGATCGATACGACGGACCCGAAGGTTATTGATTTGGCCTTGCAGTATTGTCAGGGCAAAGCGATCATTAACTCCATTAACCTTGAAGATGGTGAAGAGAAGTTCGAGCTTGTCACGCCACTGATTCATAAATACGGGGCAGCGATTGTAGTAGGCACCATTGATGAGACCGGCCAGGCCATCCTGGCTAAAGACAAGCTGGAGGTGGCCAGACGTTCCTACGATTTGCTGGTCAACAAATATGGTCTGGCTCCCGAGGATCTGATCTTCGATACCCTTGTGTTCCCTGTAGGAACCGGGGATGAGCAGTATATCGGCTCCGCCAAGGAGACGATTGACGGTATTCGTCTGATCAAGGAGGCTATGCCCGCTGTTCACACCATTCTCGGCATCAGCAATGTCTCCTTCGGTCTGCCGGAAGCCGGCCGCGAGGTGCTGAACTCGGTATTCCTGTACGAGTGCACCAAGGCGGGGCTGGATTATGCCATTGTGAACACGGAGAAGGTGGAGCGGTATGCATCGATCTCTGAAGAAGAGCGGAAGCTCGCTGAAGAGCTGATCTATAATACAAATGACGATACCTTGTCTGCATTTGTGGCGGCTTTTCGCGGCAAAAAGATAGAGAAGAAGGAGAAAATCTCCAATCTCTCCTTGGAGGAGCGCCTTGCTTCCTATGTGGTAGAAGGCACTAAGGAAGGTCTGATCCCGGATCTGGATGAAGCGCTGAAGACATCGGCTCCGCTGGAAATCATTAATGGTCCGCTGATGGCCGGGATGTCTGAGGTCGGGCGGCTGTTCAATAACAATGAATTAATTGTGGCCGAGGTGCTGCAGAGCGCGGAGGTTATGAAGGCCTCTGTGAATCATCTGGAACAGTTCATGCAGAAGGATGAGACCTCTGTTAAAGGGAGAATTATGCTTGCAACTGTCAAGGGTGATGTGCATGATATCGGCAAAAACCTGGTCGAGATTATTCTCTCCAACAACGGTTATGAGATCGTCAATCTGGGGATCAAGGTTCCGCCAGAGAATATTATTGAAGCCTTCCGTAAGGAAAAAGCTGACGCCATCGGCTTATCCGGTCTGTTGGTAAAGTCGGCCCAGCAGATGGTGCTGACTGCGCAGGATCTGCGCGCCGCCGGTATTGATGTGCCGATTATGGTGGGCGGTGCGGCATTGACCCGCAAATTCACCAAGACCCGAATCCGTCCGGAATATGACGGGCTCGTCTTATATGCCAAGGATGCCATGGATGGTCTGGATATTGCCAACCGGCTGATGAACCCGCTGGAGCGGGTGAAGATTGAAGAGGAGGTCCGCGAGGAGGCTGAGGCTGCCGTAGCTGTCGCTCCGCAAGCGCCCCTTCCCGAGCTTACGCGGGCAGTCCGCTCCAAGATCTCGGGGGATGCCCCAGTGTTCATCCCACCCGATGTGGAGCGTCATGTCCTGCGGGGTTATCCGCTGGGACATGTGATTCCTTATGTGAATATGCAGATGTTGCTCGGCCATCATCTTGGTCTGCGCGGTTCTGTAGAGGCGCAACTGGCAGCGCGGGATCCGCGTACCGTAGAATTGAAAGAGACCGTGGACGATATTCTGCATCAGGCGATGCTCGAGGGCACGATCGTGCCGCATGCGATGTACCAGTTCTTCCCGGCCCAGTCACGCGGCAATGACATTCTGATCTATGATCCACAGGATCAGGCAAAGGTGCTGCATACCTTCACCTTCCCGCGCCAGAATGTGAAGCCGTATCTCTGTCTTGCTGACTTCCTGAAGCCAGTGGAGAGCGGAGTCATGGACTATGTAGGCTTCCTGGTGGTTACTGCGGGCCATGGTGTCCGTGAATTATCGACTGTCCTTAAGGATAAGGGAGATTATCTCCGTTCCCATGCTCTGCAGGCTGTCGCTCTTGAGGTCGCGGAAGGTCTGGCTGAACGTGTCCATCATATGATGCGCGATACCTGGGGGTTCCCGGACCCGGCAGATATGACGATGAAGCAAAGACACGGCGCACGTTACCAGGGTATCCGGGTATCCTTCGGCTACCCGGCCTGCCCGGATCTGGAGGATCAGGGGCCGTTATTCAAGCTCCTGAAGCCCGAGGATATCGGCGTGCAGCTTACCGAGGGTTTCATGATGGAGCCGGAGGCTTCGGTCTCGGCGATGGTCTTTGCCCACCCGGAAGCGCAGTACTTCAATGTGGAGAAGCTCTAA
- a CDS encoding FixH family protein, with the protein MMKPRIRRGLICIVMGMTLAGCSGNKEDEMQMQMHAAANSSMSPIKVELSWTPEQVNAGTAVSFKAVVTQDGEPVDDAREVMFEVNEAADKTQKVEIKGESAGEGAYVGEHTFEEAGEFSVTSHVTARTQHSMPSKKLVVAP; encoded by the coding sequence ATGATGAAGCCAAGGATACGCAGGGGACTTATATGCATAGTGATGGGGATGACGCTTGCCGGATGCTCGGGGAATAAGGAAGATGAGATGCAGATGCAGATGCATGCTGCGGCCAACTCCTCCATGTCACCGATTAAGGTGGAGCTGAGCTGGACCCCGGAGCAAGTAAACGCAGGTACGGCAGTTAGCTTCAAGGCTGTGGTGACACAGGACGGTGAACCGGTAGATGATGCTAGAGAAGTAATGTTTGAGGTCAACGAGGCAGCGGATAAGACCCAGAAGGTTGAAATCAAGGGTGAAAGTGCTGGAGAAGGGGCTTATGTCGGGGAGCACACCTTTGAAGAGGCGGGCGAATTCAGTGTCACTTCACATGTGACTGCCCGGACGCAGCATTCCATGCCGAGTAAGAAACTTGTGGTAGCGCCGTAA
- a CDS encoding HAD family hydrolase, with protein MPITAVLFDLDDTLLWDDRSVEEAFRCASEAAGDSVDPQELEAAVRREARALYESYETYPFTKLIGINPYEALWANFTAGEQPEFRQLEQLAPVYRTESWRRGLASLGVEDEALAARLADKFAAERRSRPYIYEETLQVLDELRGKVKLLLLTNGCPALQQEKLDGVPELTPYFDHIVISGSFGKGKPDKGIFEHALGLLDIAPEQGVMVGDKLTTDILGGLSAGLTTVWINRNAKASDPEIIPDYQIGHLSELLPLVDSL; from the coding sequence ATGCCGATTACCGCCGTACTATTTGACCTTGACGACACACTGCTGTGGGATGACCGTAGCGTGGAAGAAGCCTTCCGCTGCGCTTCTGAGGCTGCCGGAGATTCCGTTGATCCGCAGGAGCTGGAAGCTGCTGTGCGCAGGGAAGCCCGTGCACTCTATGAATCCTATGAGACGTATCCATTCACGAAGCTGATCGGTATTAATCCGTATGAAGCGCTGTGGGCGAACTTCACTGCCGGTGAACAGCCAGAATTCCGTCAACTGGAACAGCTTGCCCCCGTCTACCGTACCGAATCCTGGCGCCGCGGCCTGGCCTCGCTCGGAGTTGAGGATGAAGCGCTGGCTGCCCGGCTGGCCGACAAGTTCGCCGCTGAGCGCCGCAGCCGTCCCTATATCTATGAAGAGACCCTTCAGGTGCTGGACGAGCTGCGTGGTAAGGTGAAGCTGCTGCTGCTGACGAACGGCTGCCCGGCACTTCAGCAGGAGAAGCTGGATGGTGTACCGGAGCTTACCCCGTATTTTGACCATATTGTGATTTCGGGAAGCTTCGGCAAAGGCAAGCCGGACAAAGGAATCTTCGAGCATGCGCTCGGCCTGCTGGATATTGCTCCGGAGCAAGGTGTAATGGTTGGCGATAAGCTTACTACGGATATTCTTGGTGGCTTATCTGCCGGTCTGACCACGGTCTGGATCAACCGCAATGCGAAAGCCTCCGACCCGGAGATTATTCCGGATTACCAGATCGGCCATCTTTCAGAGCTTCTGCCGCTGGTAGACTCCCTATAA
- a CDS encoding DUF896 domain-containing protein, producing the protein MNIDELVARINELARKAKNGGLNEEELAERAKLREIYLGNIRSNFRAQLNTIEIVDNPEHEEGNNGLKH; encoded by the coding sequence TTGAATATTGACGAATTGGTCGCACGCATCAATGAACTGGCACGCAAAGCTAAGAACGGCGGCCTGAATGAAGAGGAATTGGCCGAACGTGCCAAGCTCCGTGAGATTTACCTGGGGAATATCCGCAGCAACTTTCGGGCCCAGCTTAATACCATCGAAATTGTGGACAATCCGGAGCATGAAGAAGGCAATAACGGACTTAAGCATTAG
- a CDS encoding LysM peptidoglycan-binding domain-containing protein: MLKYSTYNSIYNNEDIKVSAPGNPTAHNYVTKIKDAILHSLAALSSLFRQVSLMKMVLVLMLVISGFTVVGNVFAGSVSSMKPDKRIVVERGDTLWSLALSNKPEDMKTAVYIEGIMKTNHLENSVIKAGDILILPLY, from the coding sequence ATGTTAAAGTATAGTACATACAACAGCATCTATAATAATGAGGATATCAAGGTGTCCGCTCCCGGTAATCCAACTGCTCATAATTATGTAACCAAGATCAAGGATGCGATTCTTCATAGTCTCGCTGCGCTATCATCACTATTCCGTCAGGTCAGCCTGATGAAGATGGTTCTGGTGCTGATGCTTGTTATTTCGGGATTCACTGTGGTGGGGAATGTTTTTGCCGGTTCGGTCTCTTCCATGAAGCCAGATAAGCGGATCGTAGTCGAACGAGGGGATACCTTATGGAGCCTTGCGTTAAGTAACAAGCCTGAGGACATGAAGACAGCCGTATATATAGAAGGAATAATGAAGACGAATCATTTGGAGAACAGCGTCATTAAGGCCGGAGATATTCTGATTTTACCTTTATACTGA
- the lexA gene encoding transcriptional repressor LexA, with translation MSKISSRQLAILEFIRNEVRSKGYPPSVREIGEAVGLASSSTVHGHLDRLEKKGLIRRDPTKPRAIELLGQEDSENVHQFVQTVTRIPVVGKVTAGVPITATENIEDYFPLPAHYVGDNKVFMLSVLGDSMVDAGIMNGDYVIVRQQQTADNGDIVVAMTEEDEATVKTFYKERDHIRLQPENPAYEPLRLNRVTILGRVIGLFRDIH, from the coding sequence ATGTCAAAGATTTCTAGTCGTCAGCTGGCGATCCTGGAATTTATACGTAATGAAGTCCGCAGCAAGGGTTATCCTCCGTCCGTCCGCGAGATTGGCGAGGCTGTCGGCCTGGCCTCCAGCTCTACCGTGCATGGTCACTTGGACCGGCTTGAGAAGAAGGGCCTGATCCGGCGCGACCCTACGAAACCGCGTGCCATTGAGTTACTCGGGCAGGAAGATTCAGAGAATGTGCATCAATTCGTCCAGACCGTCACCCGCATCCCGGTAGTGGGTAAGGTTACAGCTGGTGTTCCTATTACAGCTACAGAGAATATTGAGGATTACTTCCCATTGCCTGCTCATTATGTAGGCGATAACAAGGTATTTATGCTATCTGTCCTTGGTGACAGTATGGTGGATGCCGGAATTATGAACGGGGATTATGTCATCGTGCGCCAGCAGCAGACTGCCGACAACGGCGATATTGTTGTAGCGATGACCGAAGAAGATGAAGCAACTGTTAAGACCTTCTACAAGGAACGGGATCATATCAGGCTGCAGCCGGAGAATCCGGCGTACGAGCCTCTTCGCCTTAACCGCGTTACGATTTTGGGACGGGTCATCGGATTATTCCGCGATATCCACTAA
- a CDS encoding L,D-transpeptidase has translation MPNYRIIIDLSQRMLYLLDNDVVTRGFPVGIGKMLTVSPVGEYTIINKQPNPGGPFGAFWMGLSKPHYGIHGTNDPSSIGHMVSHGCIRMYNADVLALAATVPIGTRVTIRE, from the coding sequence ATGCCCAATTATCGAATTATCATCGATCTGTCACAGCGTATGCTGTACCTGCTGGATAATGACGTTGTCACCAGAGGCTTCCCTGTCGGCATCGGCAAAATGTTAACCGTCTCGCCAGTAGGCGAGTACACCATCATTAACAAGCAGCCCAATCCGGGCGGCCCGTTCGGTGCCTTTTGGATGGGTCTGTCCAAGCCGCATTACGGCATACACGGAACCAACGACCCGTCCTCCATCGGCCACATGGTCTCTCACGGCTGTATCCGTATGTATAACGCAGATGTTCTGGCTCTGGCCGCCACCGTACCTATCGGCACGCGTGTTACGATTAGAGAATAG
- a CDS encoding DUF4359 domain-containing protein, whose protein sequence is MNSRYDTPSPARRVRRRSGGKSLLVLILVVLVVMAVTNPGKEAFSEYSVKNLENTLDQEIGDGITKLVAQPVVESLTERDNYILFSVFSVPDLKNTDFFSGDGGATKKYIGLFKILFIKL, encoded by the coding sequence ATGAATTCGCGTTATGATACGCCGAGTCCTGCACGCAGAGTCCGCAGAAGATCGGGCGGTAAATCGTTACTGGTCCTTATCCTTGTTGTTCTGGTTGTGATGGCTGTTACGAATCCGGGGAAGGAAGCATTCAGTGAATATTCTGTAAAGAATCTGGAGAATACGCTTGATCAGGAAATAGGCGACGGAATTACCAAGCTGGTAGCCCAGCCTGTAGTTGAGTCATTGACTGAGAGGGATAACTACATTTTATTCTCTGTATTCAGTGTGCCGGACCTTAAGAATACCGATTTTTTTAGCGGGGATGGCGGGGCTACTAAGAAATATATTGGATTGTTCAAAATCCTTTTTATCAAGCTGTAA
- a CDS encoding TIGR02391 family protein — translation MRDKREIFKEIATGLSNQPLSSLLTKFLILSHDINAEFEQWAKLELSGYFQKYIEDDTKIPEYRMIVGQYTTNNGTVITFENPDLLFVQEYNIPHGVDELEEFSTRQINFLGISDPHRFKLLRDKLGVEAVLFNFTPSSVKGVLNRIRLELIDKINFLRGFIIEDETEEETINSLILSQFHPIVRQSAEGLFADGHYRQAILDTYINLVESVKIKSAHYNSDGSPLMQTVFSVKNPLLTISDNSDEQMGFMWLFSGAVMGIRNAKAHRVDEHPDKQTTLEILGFASFLLKSLDAAKTKEIP, via the coding sequence GTGAGGGATAAAAGAGAAATATTCAAAGAAATAGCCACAGGGTTGTCTAATCAACCTCTCAGTAGTCTACTTACAAAATTCCTAATCCTTAGCCATGACATAAATGCGGAATTTGAACAATGGGCAAAACTCGAACTTAGCGGTTATTTCCAGAAATATATTGAAGATGACACTAAAATTCCTGAGTATCGGATGATTGTAGGTCAGTACACTACAAATAACGGAACGGTTATTACCTTCGAGAATCCTGATTTATTGTTTGTACAAGAGTATAACATACCTCATGGAGTAGATGAATTGGAGGAGTTTTCCACTCGGCAAATTAACTTCCTAGGAATTAGTGACCCGCATCGCTTCAAGTTATTAAGAGACAAACTTGGAGTTGAAGCTGTTCTCTTTAATTTTACACCAAGCAGCGTCAAGGGAGTCCTTAATAGAATAAGACTGGAATTAATTGATAAAATCAATTTCTTAAGAGGATTTATCATTGAGGATGAAACAGAAGAAGAAACAATTAATTCATTGATCCTATCACAATTCCATCCTATTGTAAGGCAGTCGGCTGAAGGACTGTTTGCTGACGGACACTATAGACAAGCTATTCTAGACACCTACATAAATTTAGTAGAGTCTGTAAAAATAAAATCAGCGCACTATAATTCAGACGGTTCACCGTTAATGCAAACTGTTTTTTCTGTTAAGAACCCTTTGCTGACAATCTCGGACAACTCTGATGAGCAAATGGGTTTCATGTGGCTTTTTAGTGGAGCAGTAATGGGTATAAGAAATGCAAAGGCTCACCGTGTTGACGAGCACCCAGATAAACAAACTACGCTTGAGATACTTGGTTTCGCGTCATTCTTGTTAAAGTCTTTAGATGCTGCCAAAACTAAAGAAATCCCGTAG
- a CDS encoding AAA family ATPase: protein MNKTESNTKITRAFKQKIPVYRKSPKTFFKEVLNFIPDQWQDEVSSDIANHRFVTVRSGQGVGKTALEAAIALWFLCCFPYPRVVCTAPTRQQLNDVLWAEISKWQSKSPILKRILKWTKTKVYMKNHEERWFAAARTATKPENMQGFHEDYMLFIVDEASGVDDRIMAAIFGTLSGEYNKLIMCGNPTKTSGFFFDSHNRDRGIYKTHQVSCLDSPRTSKENIEMLKRKYGEGSDVYRVRVQGQFPRGEAGTFITLEAAEHAAKEVQIKATGTTLVIGVDVARYGDDETAMYAGIGKKAVASIATLKKAQWLL, encoded by the coding sequence GTGAATAAGACAGAAAGTAATACAAAAATAACGAGAGCTTTCAAACAAAAGATACCAGTATACCGCAAGAGCCCAAAAACTTTCTTCAAAGAAGTCCTTAACTTCATCCCAGATCAATGGCAAGATGAAGTTTCAAGTGATATTGCAAATCATCGGTTCGTGACAGTTCGATCAGGCCAAGGAGTGGGAAAGACCGCTCTTGAAGCAGCCATAGCCTTGTGGTTCCTATGCTGTTTCCCATATCCCCGAGTGGTTTGCACAGCGCCTACAAGGCAGCAGCTAAATGATGTCTTGTGGGCTGAGATCAGCAAGTGGCAATCAAAGAGCCCGATTCTAAAACGAATTCTTAAATGGACTAAAACTAAGGTTTACATGAAGAACCATGAGGAACGCTGGTTTGCCGCTGCGAGAACAGCGACCAAGCCTGAGAACATGCAGGGGTTTCATGAGGATTACATGTTATTCATTGTAGATGAAGCCTCAGGCGTAGATGATAGGATCATGGCGGCAATCTTCGGTACCCTGTCCGGCGAATATAATAAGCTCATCATGTGTGGGAACCCAACAAAAACGAGTGGGTTCTTTTTTGATTCTCATAATAGAGACAGGGGCATCTATAAAACACATCAGGTGTCATGCCTGGACAGTCCACGCACCAGTAAAGAAAACATTGAAATGCTCAAGCGCAAGTATGGCGAGGGCAGTGACGTTTACCGAGTTCGTGTTCAGGGGCAGTTCCCGCGCGGTGAGGCAGGCACATTCATAACACTGGAGGCAGCGGAGCATGCAGCCAAAGAGGTGCAGATTAAAGCAACCGGAACAACTCTAGTTATCGGAGTTGACGTTGCCCGATATGGAGACGATGAAACAGCAATGTATGCTGGTATAGGCAAGAAGGCAGTGGCCAGCATAGCCACTTTAAAGAAAGCACAATGGTTACTGTAG
- a CDS encoding restriction endonuclease: protein MAEVTKAAGDYGADLVLSKDGKRIVVQAKRYSKNVGLKAVQEVRGTVSHYGASAAWVVTNRDYTEQAYKLAKSNNVRLIGREELIEMLLQMREKMMAA, encoded by the coding sequence ATAGCGGAGGTTACAAAGGCTGCTGGTGACTATGGTGCAGATTTGGTTCTTTCCAAAGACGGGAAACGAATTGTCGTTCAGGCTAAACGCTACAGTAAGAATGTTGGTCTGAAAGCAGTACAGGAGGTACGAGGGACAGTTTCGCATTACGGCGCTTCAGCTGCTTGGGTTGTTACTAACAGAGATTATACTGAACAAGCTTACAAACTTGCAAAGTCAAATAATGTGCGTCTCATCGGTCGTGAAGAACTTATCGAAATGCTCCTTCAAATGAGAGAAAAGATGATGGCTGCTTAA